A single genomic interval of Ruminococcus sp. NK3A76 harbors:
- a CDS encoding ADP-ribosylglycohydrolase family protein: MRSIDKFRGCLVAGAAGDALGYRVEFMTANSIFKEFGEQGITEYSLTNGTAQISDDTQMTLFTANGLLLCTTRAMMKGLRLSYIDYIRDMYKAWYRTQEGGFPTKNEYRKSWLLNVPGLYDRRAPGGTCMSAIAGGADGTIDKPINDSKGCGGVMRVAPIGLYFTDTTMDITQSDMLAADAAALTHGHELGYIPAAALSHIVRLLSESDITVEAAVNDALNTMRELFPATKNTDYFSEIMSGALSLAKSTTPDLEAIRQLGEGWVAEETLAIAVFCAVRYQDDFEKAIAAAVNHSGDSDSTGAVLGNILGTYTGFEAIPEKFKQGLELYDTILEIADDLYNDCKMSEFGKVFDPVWDRKYIRAIYPFIR; this comes from the coding sequence ATGAGAAGCATAGATAAATTCAGGGGCTGCCTTGTTGCAGGGGCAGCAGGCGATGCGCTCGGCTACAGGGTCGAATTCATGACGGCAAACAGCATCTTCAAGGAATTCGGCGAGCAGGGGATAACAGAGTATTCCCTCACAAACGGCACGGCGCAGATATCCGACGACACGCAGATGACGCTCTTTACAGCAAACGGTCTTCTGCTTTGCACCACCCGTGCGATGATGAAGGGGCTGAGGCTCAGTTATATAGATTACATAAGGGATATGTACAAGGCGTGGTACAGAACGCAGGAGGGCGGCTTCCCGACAAAGAACGAATACCGCAAGTCGTGGCTATTGAATGTTCCGGGGCTTTATGACAGGCGTGCCCCCGGCGGCACCTGCATGAGTGCGATAGCCGGCGGTGCAGACGGCACGATAGACAAGCCGATAAACGACAGCAAGGGCTGCGGCGGCGTTATGCGAGTAGCGCCGATAGGGCTGTATTTTACCGATACGACCATGGATATCACACAGAGCGATATGCTCGCAGCAGATGCAGCAGCCCTCACTCACGGGCACGAGCTGGGCTACATTCCTGCGGCGGCGCTTTCGCATATAGTAAGGCTTTTAAGCGAGAGCGACATTACTGTAGAAGCCGCTGTGAATGACGCCTTAAACACCATGCGTGAGCTGTTCCCGGCCACTAAGAACACCGATTATTTTTCAGAGATAATGAGCGGAGCTCTCTCCCTTGCAAAGAGCACCACCCCCGATCTTGAAGCCATTCGTCAGCTCGGCGAGGGCTGGGTGGCAGAGGAGACGCTTGCCATAGCCGTATTCTGTGCCGTGCGCTATCAGGACGACTTTGAAAAAGCCATTGCCGCAGCAGTCAACCACAGCGGCGACAGCGATTCGACAGGTGCAGTGCTCGGCAATATCCTCGGCACATACACGGGCTTTGAGGCGATACCCGAAAAGTTCAAGCAGGGCTTAGAGCTTTACGACACCATACTTGAAATAGCAGACGACCTGTACAACGACTGCAAGATGAGCGAGTTCGGCAAGGTCTTCGACCCGGTGTGGGACAGAAAGTACATCAGGGCGATATATCCGTTTATCAGGTGA
- the ptsP gene encoding phosphoenolpyruvate--protein phosphotransferase, protein MIIFKGTGVYGAVAIGKALVFKRQAAEVRRSRVEDTAAELERIEAAKALAVEQLTAIYEKAIKEVGETNAEIFEIHIMMLDDDDYNESIRSIIETQQVNAEYAVAVTSDNFADMFSSMSDAYMQARAADVKDISNRLIACLTDSTASASSDDDKMIVCADDLAPSETVTLDKDKVLAFVTAFGSSNSHTAILARNMNIPAVISAGEEFLSSVEDGVMMIVDGHTGEVYIDPDEETLKRFEAKQAEDAKKSQLLQLLKGKENVTLDGTKVKIFANIGGVSGIGAVLANDAGGIGLFRSEFLYLESEDYPTEEQQFAAYKKVLESMAGKKVIIRTLDIGADKQIDYFALDKEDNPALGFRAIRICLTRPEIFRTQLRALFRASVYGDLGIMFPMITSVSEVEKCLAACDEVRSELKADGIPFNENTEIGIMIETPAAAVISDRLAPLVDFFSVGTNDLTQYTLACDRQNAKLEAFVDTHHEAVLRLIEMSAKNAHANGAWIGICGELAADTTLTEAFLRMGIDVLSFSPPFVLPLREKVRSLDLR, encoded by the coding sequence ATGATCATATTTAAGGGCACGGGTGTTTACGGTGCTGTAGCTATAGGCAAGGCTTTAGTCTTCAAAAGGCAGGCCGCCGAGGTGCGCCGCAGCAGAGTCGAGGACACTGCCGCAGAGCTTGAACGCATCGAGGCTGCAAAGGCTCTTGCGGTCGAGCAGCTGACAGCGATATACGAAAAGGCTATCAAAGAGGTCGGCGAGACGAATGCCGAGATATTTGAGATACACATTATGATGCTCGATGATGATGACTACAACGAGTCTATCCGCAGCATAATCGAAACTCAGCAGGTCAACGCCGAGTATGCGGTCGCCGTCACCTCGGATAATTTTGCTGATATGTTCTCATCTATGAGCGATGCCTATATGCAGGCCCGTGCAGCAGACGTAAAGGACATATCAAACCGTCTTATCGCCTGCCTGACAGACAGCACTGCATCGGCATCATCAGATGATGACAAGATGATAGTATGCGCAGACGACCTTGCACCGAGCGAGACTGTGACGCTTGACAAGGACAAGGTGCTTGCATTCGTGACGGCATTCGGTTCAAGCAACTCACACACGGCGATTCTTGCAAGGAACATGAACATTCCGGCAGTCATCAGCGCCGGAGAGGAGTTTCTGTCATCTGTCGAAGACGGTGTGATGATGATAGTTGACGGCCACACCGGCGAAGTATACATCGACCCCGACGAGGAGACACTAAAGCGCTTTGAAGCCAAGCAGGCAGAGGACGCCAAAAAGAGCCAGCTTCTCCAGCTGCTAAAGGGCAAGGAAAATGTCACGCTTGACGGCACAAAGGTAAAGATATTTGCAAACATCGGCGGTGTCAGTGGCATCGGCGCAGTGCTTGCAAACGATGCAGGCGGCATAGGGCTTTTCAGGAGCGAGTTTTTATACCTTGAAAGCGAGGACTACCCGACCGAGGAGCAGCAGTTTGCCGCATACAAAAAAGTGCTTGAAAGCATGGCCGGCAAAAAGGTGATCATACGCACGCTCGACATCGGCGCTGACAAGCAGATAGATTATTTCGCACTCGACAAGGAGGACAATCCCGCACTCGGATTCAGGGCGATAAGGATTTGTCTTACACGGCCGGAGATTTTCCGCACACAGCTGCGTGCTCTGTTCAGAGCTTCTGTTTACGGCGACCTTGGGATAATGTTTCCGATGATAACGAGCGTATCCGAGGTCGAGAAGTGCCTTGCCGCCTGCGATGAGGTCAGATCAGAGCTTAAGGCTGACGGCATACCCTTTAACGAGAACACCGAGATAGGCATTATGATAGAGACGCCGGCTGCGGCCGTGATAAGCGACAGGCTTGCACCGCTCGTGGACTTTTTCAGTGTCGGCACAAACGACCTGACGCAGTACACACTTGCCTGCGACAGGCAGAATGCAAAGCTCGAAGCGTTTGTTGACACGCATCACGAGGCCGTGCTGCGGCTTATCGAGATGTCGGCCAAGAACGCCCACGCTAACGGCGCCTGGATAGGCATCTGCGGCGAGCTTGCAGCAGACACGACACTGACTGAGGCCTTCCTGCGAATGGGCATAGACGTGCTTTCATTCTCGCCGCCGTTCGTACTGCCGCTGCGTGAGAAGGTGCGCAGTCTTGACTTAAGATAA
- a CDS encoding carbohydrate kinase — MGNILAAIGEALIDFIPDRSGCSFDEVGAFAPKVGGAPANVCAAYSRLGGRSRLLTQLGDDPFGHRIIHRLEDVGVGTECITLTDKANTALAFVSLAENGDRTFSFYRKPSADMLYSAECVKEEYFDDVFCLHFCSVSIGDFPMKQAHSKAIELARARGCIISFDPNLRFNLWDSKEALRAAVHEFIPQSDIVKLSEDELGFITGCSSPEEGARWLFERGVRMMLYTLGSKGAYAFTQSTMAFSPAYKVRASDTTGAGDGFTGAFLYKLHELGANADTLSELSEETLAGCLDFSNRFCAVSVTKKGAIASYPDTDEMRNIDLNQN, encoded by the coding sequence ATGGGTAATATACTTGCGGCGATAGGCGAAGCGCTTATCGACTTTATCCCCGACAGGAGCGGCTGCTCGTTTGACGAGGTGGGGGCTTTCGCACCAAAGGTCGGCGGTGCGCCGGCAAATGTATGCGCTGCTTACTCCAGGCTCGGCGGCAGGTCAAGGCTGCTCACGCAGCTCGGCGACGACCCGTTCGGCCACAGGATAATCCACAGATTAGAGGACGTAGGTGTAGGAACAGAATGCATTACGCTTACCGACAAGGCAAACACAGCGCTTGCATTCGTATCACTGGCAGAGAACGGCGACAGGACTTTTTCTTTCTACCGCAAGCCGTCTGCCGATATGCTGTACAGTGCCGAATGTGTTAAGGAAGAATACTTTGATGATGTATTCTGTCTGCACTTTTGCAGCGTGTCGATAGGCGATTTCCCGATGAAGCAGGCACACAGCAAAGCTATAGAGCTTGCAAGGGCAAGAGGCTGTATCATCAGCTTTGACCCGAATCTTCGCTTCAACCTGTGGGACAGCAAGGAGGCGCTCAGAGCCGCCGTACACGAGTTTATCCCACAAAGTGACATAGTCAAGCTCTCGGAGGACGAGCTTGGATTCATAACAGGCTGCTCCTCCCCCGAGGAGGGCGCACGGTGGCTGTTTGAGCGTGGTGTCAGAATGATGCTCTACACCTTAGGCAGCAAGGGCGCATATGCTTTTACTCAAAGCACTATGGCATTCTCTCCGGCGTACAAAGTACGGGCATCAGACACAACAGGAGCAGGTGACGGCTTTACAGGGGCATTTCTGTATAAGCTGCACGAGCTGGGCGCCAACGCAGACACGCTCTCAGAGCTTTCAGAGGAAACACTTGCCGGGTGTCTTGACTTTTCAAACAGGTTCTGCGCTGTGAGCGTAACTAAAAAAGGAGCTATCGCATCTTACCCTGACACGGACGAGATGCGGAACATAGATCTAAACCAAAACTGA
- a CDS encoding metallophosphoesterase → MIYITGDTHGDINDITPKINKCGISQGDILIVCGDFGFTLGSYQSEKALEALSAMPFTIAFVDGNHENFNRLYSYPVEEFCGGKAHRVRKNIFHLMRGECFEIEGHSFFCFGGAYSVDKGTRYEGISWWPQELPGNEDYDNAKSTLERLGYKVDYVLTHTVPESFIHRLGLVPDRHDAELTGYFEWLYRELDFKKWYAGHFHVDNDFGNLYILYEDVVKI, encoded by the coding sequence ATGATCTACATAACAGGCGATACTCACGGAGATATAAATGATATAACACCAAAGATAAATAAATGCGGCATCTCGCAGGGAGATATACTGATAGTCTGCGGCGACTTCGGGTTTACACTTGGCAGCTATCAGAGCGAAAAGGCTCTTGAAGCGCTGTCGGCTATGCCGTTTACCATAGCATTTGTTGACGGCAATCACGAGAACTTCAACAGGCTGTATTCCTACCCGGTCGAGGAGTTCTGCGGAGGAAAAGCTCACCGTGTCAGAAAGAATATCTTCCACCTGATGCGTGGCGAGTGCTTTGAAATTGAGGGGCATTCCTTCTTCTGCTTTGGCGGTGCATATTCAGTTGATAAGGGAACCCGATATGAGGGTATATCATGGTGGCCGCAGGAGCTGCCAGGCAATGAAGATTACGACAACGCTAAAAGCACCCTCGAACGCCTTGGCTATAAGGTGGATTATGTGCTCACACATACCGTTCCGGAATCATTCATACACAGGCTCGGTCTGGTACCCGACAGGCACGACGCAGAGCTTACCGGCTACTTTGAATGGCTTTACAGAGAGCTTGACTTTAAGAAATGGTACGCCGGGCATTTCCATGTCGATAATGATTTCGGCAACTTGTATATTCTTTATGAAGATGTTGTAAAAATATAG
- a CDS encoding HPr family phosphocarrier protein, with protein MKTFDYTVKDEIGIHARPAGNLVKLIKGFSSSVTIEKEGKPPINASALMKLMGLGVKCGDTVKFTVEGEDEEAAASALEEFMKANL; from the coding sequence ATGAAAACATTTGACTACACCGTAAAGGACGAGATCGGTATCCACGCAAGACCGGCAGGAAACCTCGTTAAGCTCATCAAGGGCTTTTCAAGCTCGGTGACTATCGAGAAGGAAGGCAAGCCGCCTATCAATGCATCAGCTCTTATGAAGCTCATGGGACTGGGTGTAAAATGCGGCGACACTGTAAAATTTACAGTTGAGGGCGAAGACGAGGAAGCAGCAGCATCGGCACTGGAAGAATTCATGAAAGCTAACCTCTGA
- a CDS encoding TIR domain-containing protein, producing MGYKYKAFISYRHMPFDKKVADRLQKKLEALKPGKGGSRFRVFRDETELQSDPDLGSGIEQALSDSEYLICICSKDYKKSKWCMAEIEYFKKLHGGTTDGIMTLLINGTPEQSFPDSLRFAETITTDSKGNTVKTVKEIEPLAANITAESEKASLKRLDTEYLRIAATMLGCGFDDLYQRERRRRVKKYIIGAAAVFTALSAIAAVSISSAVAISSKNAQIQQQNEELEQTNKSLIVKDKENLAERSLLMYDSGDLLQAVEYAGQALSGDDDIPPVTRAEYALSKELGLYEYEKMLPAKKLVHDMNVERLECICDGKTVVSSDSSGIYFWNAETGELMHKYTVRDEIFKDYFNEYGSNALDFVITSSHGGEKTRFERYSDNYSLGTWQGSGLGYVNDKVRRKSVESTEKQEVYLTFRANRTNTVIKIDPETGDVLWQADVPTDKYFLDNAFVTDDGVFFLVHDLAGNLLYPAAGDNAYLLYIDSQTGEISRTVYINGGYEGDIVFSDTKMFASENMMCIAKDGKIYVYDINGEQAAIRKDQPTLYADSDKVYSDHMKLVHFDDSVVVINVWGSPKYRIDIFCFDSELKDLKFMQTVYDNADEIYVKKTDKDKTNDKSDILTVVTEKKVYEFDHETGRKIDESDAGARICECTAQYSGPVCVITADGNEYLTFYNKEENYKFTLLLSEFSTDIDKAAYCNGCYVTVGRNDKTALIQKKIKNEDREQLSRTGEQNRREMITDVSRDGSKALVYEKAKISDGKGSEKYAYGLYLYDAGKKKYSAIEGAFDSDAEYSLSSFGGAVFLGDDTALAKVSTKFLLIDLDAKSAKEILDDKDINSGTVMSAGDNAFWYKKRGNSFIFIDKSGKVTKFEPGDDGVILGSIFLGSQTEGDYPDCISPSPDMKKAVFGLLEDKFVRGESKYCIAVFDSETGKRTKLGESHELAEGIDIMNTFWLDDNTVGVLHSGMFVEYFSAGTGELLRRTDITGLSSLPALGMAYDERVYILGADGAFYRLGEDGAVDGSIQLDMAGSKDILSGIAENEAYASLDSMSDGCLLLRVSGAGYVIDTERFTIKYTVPDLVARGGSGENERLFIYDDSMETSAVVPYYNTSQLKKKADEYLSALE from the coding sequence ATGGGATACAAATACAAGGCTTTTATAAGCTACAGGCATATGCCCTTTGACAAGAAGGTGGCTGACAGGCTGCAAAAGAAGCTCGAAGCGCTTAAGCCCGGCAAGGGCGGCAGCAGGTTCAGGGTGTTCCGTGACGAGACAGAGCTTCAGTCTGACCCTGACCTTGGCAGCGGCATCGAGCAGGCGCTAAGTGACTCTGAGTATCTTATCTGCATATGCTCAAAGGACTACAAGAAGTCAAAATGGTGCATGGCAGAGATAGAGTATTTCAAAAAGCTCCACGGCGGCACGACAGACGGTATTATGACCCTGCTGATAAACGGCACGCCCGAGCAGTCATTCCCGGACAGCTTAAGGTTTGCAGAGACCATCACGACCGACAGCAAGGGGAACACCGTCAAGACTGTCAAAGAGATAGAGCCGCTTGCAGCGAACATAACTGCTGAGAGCGAGAAGGCATCTCTTAAGCGCCTTGACACAGAATATCTCAGGATAGCTGCAACGATGCTCGGCTGCGGCTTCGATGACCTGTATCAGCGTGAGAGAAGACGAAGGGTGAAAAAGTATATCATAGGTGCGGCAGCGGTATTCACGGCACTGTCTGCGATAGCTGCGGTGAGCATTTCGTCGGCAGTTGCGATATCATCAAAGAACGCTCAGATACAGCAGCAAAACGAGGAGCTTGAACAGACCAACAAGAGCCTTATTGTCAAGGACAAGGAGAACCTTGCCGAGCGCTCGCTGCTTATGTATGACAGCGGCGACCTTTTGCAGGCGGTGGAGTATGCCGGGCAGGCATTGTCGGGCGATGATGATATACCGCCGGTCACAAGGGCAGAGTATGCGCTCTCAAAGGAGCTCGGGCTGTATGAGTATGAAAAGATGCTTCCTGCTAAAAAGCTCGTACACGATATGAACGTCGAGCGGCTCGAATGCATCTGCGACGGCAAGACAGTCGTTTCAAGCGACAGCTCGGGCATATATTTCTGGAACGCAGAGACAGGCGAGCTTATGCACAAATACACTGTCCGTGATGAGATATTTAAAGACTATTTTAATGAATACGGCTCAAATGCCCTTGACTTTGTCATCACATCTTCTCATGGGGGCGAGAAGACACGGTTTGAGAGATATTCAGATAATTATTCTCTTGGAACATGGCAGGGCTCAGGCCTTGGCTATGTTAATGACAAGGTCAGAAGGAAATCAGTCGAGTCTACAGAAAAGCAGGAGGTCTACCTGACTTTCAGGGCAAACCGTACAAACACTGTTATCAAGATAGACCCCGAAACAGGCGATGTGTTATGGCAGGCAGATGTGCCGACTGATAAATACTTTCTTGACAATGCTTTTGTGACCGACGACGGAGTGTTTTTCCTGGTTCATGATCTTGCAGGTAATCTTCTGTATCCTGCGGCAGGTGATAATGCCTATCTGCTGTACATAGACTCACAGACAGGTGAGATAAGCAGGACGGTGTATATAAACGGCGGCTATGAGGGCGACATTGTCTTTTCCGATACAAAAATGTTTGCTTCCGAAAATATGATGTGCATAGCAAAAGACGGTAAAATATACGTTTATGATATTAACGGCGAACAAGCAGCTATCCGCAAGGATCAGCCGACGCTGTATGCCGACTCGGACAAAGTGTACAGCGATCATATGAAGCTCGTGCATTTTGATGACAGCGTTGTCGTTATAAATGTGTGGGGCTCCCCGAAATACAGGATAGACATATTCTGCTTTGACAGCGAGCTTAAAGACCTTAAGTTTATGCAGACAGTCTATGACAATGCCGACGAGATATATGTTAAAAAGACAGATAAAGACAAGACAAATGATAAGTCAGATATCCTGACCGTTGTCACTGAGAAAAAGGTTTATGAGTTTGATCACGAAACAGGCAGAAAGATAGATGAATCTGATGCCGGGGCAAGGATATGTGAATGTACAGCTCAGTATTCCGGGCCTGTATGTGTCATAACGGCAGACGGGAATGAATATCTGACGTTTTATAATAAGGAGGAAAACTACAAATTCACACTGCTGCTATCAGAGTTCAGTACAGATATCGATAAGGCGGCATACTGCAATGGCTGCTATGTAACTGTCGGCAGGAATGACAAAACAGCCCTGATACAAAAGAAGATAAAAAACGAAGACCGTGAGCAGCTTTCCCGTACAGGCGAACAGAACAGGCGTGAGATGATAACCGATGTCAGCCGTGACGGCAGCAAGGCACTGGTGTATGAAAAGGCGAAGATATCAGACGGCAAGGGCTCGGAAAAATATGCATACGGCCTTTATCTTTATGATGCCGGCAAGAAGAAATACTCGGCTATAGAAGGAGCATTTGACAGTGATGCAGAATACAGCTTAAGCAGCTTTGGCGGAGCTGTTTTTCTTGGTGATGACACGGCACTGGCAAAGGTGAGCACAAAGTTTTTGCTTATTGACCTTGATGCCAAGAGTGCTAAAGAGATACTGGATGATAAAGATATAAACAGCGGCACGGTCATGTCTGCCGGGGATAATGCTTTCTGGTATAAAAAAAGAGGCAACAGCTTTATCTTCATCGACAAGTCAGGCAAGGTAACGAAATTTGAGCCCGGCGATGACGGGGTGATACTTGGCAGCATATTCCTTGGTTCCCAGACTGAAGGCGATTATCCTGACTGCATCTCACCTTCACCTGATATGAAAAAGGCAGTGTTCGGCCTGCTTGAAGATAAGTTTGTGCGAGGCGAGAGCAAATACTGCATTGCAGTATTCGACAGCGAGACCGGCAAAAGGACAAAGCTCGGCGAGAGCCACGAGCTGGCAGAGGGCATTGATATAATGAATACCTTCTGGCTCGATGACAACACAGTCGGCGTGCTTCACAGCGGTATGTTTGTCGAATACTTCAGCGCAGGCACAGGCGAGCTGCTTAGGAGAACTGACATCACAGGGCTCAGTTCTCTGCCTGCACTGGGCATGGCGTATGACGAGAGGGTCTATATCCTCGGTGCCGACGGGGCGTTTTACCGGCTGGGTGAAGACGGCGCTGTTGACGGCAGCATACAGCTCGATATGGCAGGCTCTAAAGATATCCTTTCGGGAATAGCGGAAAACGAAGCCTACGCATCACTTGACAGCATGAGCGACGGCTGCCTGCTGCTTCGGGTGTCGGGTGCAGGCTATGTGATAGACACAGAGCGGTTTACTATAAAGTACACTGTCCCCGATCTTGTGGCAAGGGGCGGCAGCGGCGAGAATGAGCGGCTGTTTATCTATGATGATAGCATGGAGACTTCGGCGGTCGTGCCGTATTACAACACCAGTCAGCTAAAGAAAAAGGCAGACGAGTATCTGTCAGCGCTTGAATAG
- a CDS encoding CHAP domain-containing protein, with product MMKKITTTVVALGMAATMMTGAFSNSVTEGIFNETAITADAADSSRTKDQAVKWINARASESWAKDVDGSYGCQCVDLVMAYYRYLVGYNVGGNATNYQSNKLPSGWKRTNTPQPGDVIVWGGKTKINANYRLNKYGHVGLVVAVNSKKGTVTTVETRGGSGTAAHKYTREIKYATVFIRPAYKTNDNVIGGVLTEASKAVSTASTVTTFKKYTGGSGSVVTALNSIGAKSSFDYRTKIYYANSDLVSKYGKTYRGTAAQNIAMLGKLKKGSLVKP from the coding sequence ATGATGAAGAAGATCACAACAACAGTAGTAGCACTCGGTATGGCAGCAACAATGATGACAGGCGCATTCAGCAACAGTGTGACAGAGGGTATTTTCAATGAGACGGCTATCACGGCTGATGCAGCAGACAGCAGCAGAACAAAGGATCAGGCAGTCAAGTGGATAAACGCAAGAGCAAGCGAGAGCTGGGCAAAGGACGTAGACGGAAGCTATGGCTGCCAGTGTGTAGACCTTGTAATGGCTTACTACAGATACCTCGTAGGTTACAATGTAGGCGGCAACGCTACAAACTATCAGTCAAACAAGCTCCCCAGCGGCTGGAAGCGCACAAATACTCCTCAGCCCGGTGACGTTATCGTATGGGGCGGCAAGACAAAGATAAATGCAAACTACCGTCTCAACAAGTACGGCCATGTAGGTCTGGTTGTTGCAGTAAACAGCAAGAAGGGCACAGTAACAACAGTCGAGACAAGAGGCGGCAGCGGCACAGCAGCTCATAAGTACACCCGTGAGATAAAGTATGCAACAGTTTTCATAAGGCCTGCATACAAGACAAACGACAACGTGATTGGCGGCGTACTTACAGAAGCATCAAAGGCAGTTTCAACTGCAAGCACAGTCACAACATTTAAGAAGTACACCGGAGGCAGCGGCTCGGTAGTCACAGCACTCAACTCCATCGGTGCAAAGAGCTCATTTGACTACAGGACAAAGATATACTACGCAAATTCTGACCTTGTCTCCAAGTACGGTAAGACCTATAGAGGTACGGCCGCTCAGAATATCGCCATGCTTGGAAAGCTCAAGAAGGGATCACTGGTCAAGCCTTGA
- a CDS encoding RyR domain-containing protein, translating to MRYEPIPIDTSGIELPCELEALTERIAQNVHDIWAAGRMAEGWTYGETKDAASKTTPLLVPYSELPESEKEYDRKTALETIKLIIKLGYKVTAAGE from the coding sequence ATGAGATATGAGCCGATACCGATAGATACGAGCGGCATCGAGCTGCCGTGTGAGCTTGAAGCCCTGACTGAAAGGATAGCGCAGAACGTCCACGATATATGGGCTGCCGGAAGAATGGCAGAGGGGTGGACATACGGCGAGACAAAAGACGCAGCAAGCAAGACCACGCCGCTTCTCGTTCCTTACAGCGAGCTGCCCGAAAGCGAAAAGGAATACGACAGAAAAACAGCGCTGGAGACTATAAAGCTAATTATCAAGCTGGGCTATAAGGTCACGGCAGCAGGGGAGTAA
- a CDS encoding HD domain-containing phosphohydrolase, with product MKTHPLRGYEILSEIESLQELPVGARWHHERYDGKGYPDGISGEKIPLFARIIAVADSYDTMTSNRSYRKYLPQNVVREEIEKNIGTQFDPIPAKIMLEIIDSDTEYRLHE from the coding sequence ATAAAGACGCACCCGTTAAGGGGCTATGAGATACTTTCCGAGATAGAGAGCCTGCAGGAGCTGCCTGTCGGCGCACGCTGGCACCACGAGCGCTACGACGGCAAGGGCTACCCAGACGGTATCTCCGGCGAGAAGATACCCCTCTTTGCGAGGATAATCGCCGTGGCTGACAGCTACGACACTATGACCTCTAACCGCAGCTACAGAAAATACCTTCCTCAGAATGTGGTGCGTGAGGAGATAGAAAAGAACATCGGCACGCAGTTTGACCCCATTCCTGCAAAGATAATGCTCGAAATTATCGACTCGGATACTGAGTACAGGCTGCACGAATAA